In Halobaculum limi, one DNA window encodes the following:
- a CDS encoding SDR family NAD(P)-dependent oxidoreductase: protein MLARAVSSFVDARRRPGGPAPDGSGLVVVVTGANEGIGHHILRTLLEDGYRVACLDVDGSNVEPLAEDCPDRVAVYECDVTVDADVTRAVDAVIDEWGHIDVLVNNAAVFEFGPFEETSLEQIRREFEVNYFGYVRLIRAVLPHMTARGGGIVHNVSSGAGVTGHPSLSGYASTKGAVEALARSLRLELAPKNVAVTLMHPSLAATRSASRIGYPAAAMNDPADVGRGLAKQIRSTDRVIYADWGARVGIPLVRLVPAINRWATRRFVPSADDAEETPSAAASTRK, encoded by the coding sequence ATGCTCGCCCGTGCGGTGTCCTCGTTCGTGGACGCCCGCCGACGACCTGGCGGGCCGGCCCCCGACGGCAGCGGACTCGTCGTCGTGGTCACCGGCGCGAACGAGGGAATCGGCCACCACATCCTCCGAACGCTCCTCGAAGATGGCTATCGCGTCGCCTGCCTCGACGTCGACGGGTCGAACGTGGAACCGCTGGCCGAGGATTGTCCCGACCGAGTCGCAGTCTACGAGTGCGACGTGACCGTCGACGCCGACGTGACACGCGCGGTCGACGCGGTCATCGACGAGTGGGGCCACATCGACGTCCTCGTCAACAACGCGGCGGTGTTCGAGTTCGGCCCGTTCGAAGAGACGAGCCTCGAACAGATCCGTCGTGAGTTCGAGGTGAACTACTTCGGGTACGTCCGCCTCATCCGGGCAGTCCTCCCACATATGACCGCCCGTGGTGGTGGGATCGTCCACAACGTCAGTTCCGGCGCGGGGGTCACCGGCCACCCTAGTCTCTCGGGGTACGCCTCGACGAAGGGTGCGGTCGAGGCGCTCGCGCGGTCACTCCGACTCGAACTCGCGCCGAAGAACGTCGCCGTGACGCTGATGCATCCGTCGCTCGCGGCGACGCGGTCGGCATCCCGAATCGGCTATCCCGCCGCGGCGATGAACGACCCCGCCGACGTCGGGCGCGGCCTCGCCAAGCAGATTCGCTCGACGGACCGCGTCATCTACGCGGATTGGGGCGCACGGGTCGGCATCCCGCTCGTCAGGCTGGTGCCGGCCATCAACCGCTGGGCGACGAGGCGGTTCGTGCCGAGTGCCGACGACGCCGAGGAGACTCCCTCCGCGGCGGCATCGACGCGGAAGTAG
- the sucC gene encoding ADP-forming succinate--CoA ligase subunit beta, with product MRLHEYQAKQVFADAGIPTPDSRLASTVEEVMDAVDEIGYPAAIKAQVHVGGRGKAGGIKIATSEEEAREAAESIIGMDLKGYEVDKVLVEAGVDFENELYVGITMDRGEGKPVAMVSTEGGVDIESVAEETPEKIAREHIDPAFGLHPYQARKIAYDAGIPSDVALDVASILSTLYDLYESKDASEIEINPVMITSDREVVAADAVMNIDEDALFRQPELAEMEDEAAGDELEAKANEYGFDYVRLSGNVGIIGNGAGLVMTTLDLVDYYGGKPANFLDIGGGAKAERVTHALDMVFSDENVDSVVFNIFGGITRGDEVAKGINEALEQFDEIPKPVVVRLAGTNAAEGMEILNEDLVQVESTLEDAVQRAVKNAEEVTQ from the coding sequence ATGAGACTTCACGAGTACCAGGCGAAGCAAGTCTTCGCCGACGCCGGGATTCCGACCCCGGACTCGCGACTCGCGTCCACGGTCGAGGAGGTCATGGACGCGGTCGACGAGATCGGCTACCCGGCAGCCATCAAGGCGCAGGTCCACGTCGGCGGGCGTGGCAAGGCCGGCGGCATCAAGATCGCCACCAGCGAGGAGGAGGCACGCGAGGCCGCCGAGTCCATCATCGGGATGGACCTCAAAGGCTACGAGGTCGACAAGGTCCTCGTCGAGGCCGGCGTCGACTTCGAGAACGAACTGTACGTGGGCATCACGATGGACCGCGGCGAGGGCAAACCCGTCGCGATGGTCTCCACCGAGGGCGGCGTCGACATCGAGTCGGTCGCCGAGGAGACGCCCGAGAAGATCGCTCGCGAGCACATCGACCCCGCGTTCGGCCTGCACCCGTACCAGGCCCGTAAGATCGCCTACGACGCCGGTATCCCGAGCGACGTGGCGCTGGACGTCGCCTCGATCCTCTCGACGCTGTACGACCTGTACGAGTCGAAGGACGCCTCCGAGATCGAGATCAATCCCGTGATGATCACCTCGGACCGAGAGGTCGTCGCCGCGGACGCGGTGATGAACATCGACGAGGACGCCCTGTTCCGTCAGCCAGAACTCGCGGAGATGGAAGACGAGGCCGCGGGCGACGAACTGGAGGCGAAGGCCAACGAGTACGGCTTCGACTACGTGCGTCTGTCGGGCAACGTCGGCATCATCGGCAACGGCGCGGGTCTCGTGATGACGACGCTCGACCTCGTGGACTACTACGGTGGCAAGCCCGCCAACTTCCTCGACATCGGTGGCGGCGCGAAGGCCGAACGCGTGACGCACGCGCTGGACATGGTGTTCTCCGACGAGAACGTCGACAGCGTCGTGTTCAACATCTTCGGCGGCATCACCCGCGGCGACGAGGTCGCCAAGGGGATCAACGAGGCGCTCGAACAGTTCGACGAGATTCCCAAGCCGGTTGTCGTCCGCCTCGCGGGGACGAACGCCGCCGAGGGGATGGAGATCCTCAACGAGGACCTCGTGCAAGTCGAGAGTACCCTTGAGGACGCGGTACAGCGTGCAGTGAAGAACGCCGAGGAGGTGACCCAATGA
- a CDS encoding DUF1684 domain-containing protein, with product MTADAGDAAEWERRVREMRAEKDEFLASDRQSPVDPDLREAFDGLDYFDPDPAYRVEADVEVHDDPEALELTVRNGSAERFHHVATFSFTLPNAEGEAVEETLAALRAQGSAALFLPFRDKTTGQQTYDGGRYMDLHPDGDLDEVETVTLDFNLAYTPFCAFSEAFACPLPPTDNWLEVAIPAGERDPDLS from the coding sequence ATGACCGCCGACGCCGGAGACGCCGCCGAGTGGGAGCGCCGAGTGCGCGAGATGCGCGCGGAGAAAGACGAGTTCCTCGCCTCCGACCGGCAGTCGCCCGTCGACCCGGACCTTCGGGAGGCGTTCGACGGCCTCGACTACTTCGACCCGGACCCGGCGTATCGCGTCGAGGCCGACGTCGAGGTGCACGACGACCCCGAGGCGCTGGAGTTGACCGTCCGCAACGGGAGCGCCGAACGGTTCCACCACGTCGCGACGTTCTCGTTCACGCTGCCGAACGCCGAGGGCGAGGCCGTCGAGGAGACGCTAGCGGCACTACGTGCGCAGGGCTCTGCGGCGCTGTTTCTCCCCTTCCGCGACAAGACGACCGGGCAGCAGACGTACGACGGCGGCCGCTACATGGACCTCCACCCAGACGGGGACCTCGACGAGGTGGAGACGGTGACGCTGGATTTCAACCTCGCGTACACGCCGTTCTGTGCGTTCTCCGAGGCGTTCGCCTGCCCGCTCCCGCCGACGGACAACTGGCTCGAAGTCGCGATCCCGGCGGGCGAACGCGACCCCGACCTGTCGTGA
- a CDS encoding DUF7563 family protein — MPTCQNCQSFVTERYVKVFEPEGVTQPRACPHCEDMVRRGKTVRAKKN; from the coding sequence ATGCCGACGTGCCAGAACTGTCAGTCGTTCGTGACGGAACGATACGTAAAGGTGTTCGAGCCGGAGGGAGTGACCCAACCCCGCGCCTGCCCACACTGTGAGGACATGGTTCGGCGCGGCAAGACGGTTCGTGCGAAGAAGAACTGA
- a CDS encoding DsrE family protein: MHCSAESSADQRRAFANAANLLGDSTADVDALVVVLNGDGVSAARADSPVADEVRGLLARTPAEATDADASAVEVCVCGNSLAARDIPEDSLVYGVEVVSSGMGEISRREADGYGYIRVP; the protein is encoded by the coding sequence ATGCACTGTTCGGCGGAGTCGAGCGCCGACCAGCGACGTGCATTCGCCAACGCGGCGAATCTGCTCGGCGACAGCACCGCCGACGTGGACGCACTCGTGGTCGTGCTCAACGGCGACGGCGTCTCCGCGGCCCGCGCCGACTCTCCCGTCGCCGACGAGGTTCGTGGCCTCCTCGCGCGAACGCCAGCGGAAGCGACCGACGCCGACGCCTCGGCGGTCGAGGTGTGTGTCTGTGGCAACTCACTGGCGGCCCGAGACATCCCCGAAGACAGTCTCGTGTACGGTGTGGAGGTCGTCTCCAGCGGGATGGGTGAGATCAGTCGCCGCGAGGCGGACGGCTACGGCTACATCCGGGTGCCGTAG
- a CDS encoding NADPH:quinone reductase, whose amino-acid sequence MRAVRFHEHGDESVLQVEEVDRPEVDSDEVLVEVASAGVNPVDTYFREGSYEPYGLPAIPGVDAAGTAVEVGDAVGGIEEGDAVYATGLSSTIPGGYAEFVAVPDDRIAVLPDDADLVAAGGAGVAAVTAWRALIQHANLRPAESVLIHGGSGGVGHAAVQVAAATGATVIATAAPEYHDAVADLGADAVLDYDRDDLADAVTEVAGGGVNVVLDHRLDEYLGFDAEVAAQSARVVGIGENDPEIGFPVSAAARGKDLNLQLMSMFNTPSLADALNDLASLWGDDLTIEVARSYDLEEAAAAQSDVMTDSFLGKLVIEP is encoded by the coding sequence ATGCGAGCAGTACGCTTCCACGAACACGGCGACGAATCGGTGCTACAGGTGGAGGAGGTCGACCGCCCCGAGGTCGACTCCGACGAGGTGCTCGTCGAGGTGGCGTCTGCGGGCGTCAACCCCGTAGACACCTACTTCCGCGAGGGATCGTACGAACCGTACGGCCTGCCAGCGATCCCCGGCGTCGACGCCGCGGGCACCGCGGTCGAGGTGGGCGACGCCGTCGGGGGGATCGAGGAAGGCGACGCTGTGTACGCCACCGGCCTGTCGAGTACGATTCCCGGCGGCTACGCCGAGTTCGTCGCGGTGCCCGACGACCGAATCGCGGTCCTGCCCGACGACGCCGACCTCGTCGCTGCGGGCGGCGCGGGCGTCGCCGCCGTCACCGCCTGGCGCGCGCTGATCCAGCACGCGAACCTCCGGCCCGCCGAGTCCGTCCTGATCCACGGTGGCTCCGGCGGCGTCGGCCACGCCGCGGTGCAGGTCGCCGCCGCGACCGGTGCGACCGTGATCGCGACGGCCGCCCCAGAGTACCACGACGCGGTCGCCGACCTCGGGGCGGACGCCGTCCTCGACTACGACCGCGACGACCTCGCGGACGCCGTCACGGAGGTGGCGGGCGGCGGCGTGAACGTCGTTCTCGACCACCGCCTCGACGAGTACCTCGGCTTCGACGCGGAGGTGGCCGCCCAGTCTGCACGCGTCGTCGGCATCGGCGAGAACGACCCCGAGATCGGGTTCCCCGTGTCGGCGGCCGCCCGTGGGAAGGACCTGAACCTCCAACTGATGTCGATGTTCAACACGCCAAGTCTCGCGGACGCCCTCAACGACCTGGCGTCGCTGTGGGGCGACGACCTCACCATCGAGGTGGCTCGGAGCTACGACTTGGAGGAGGCGGCGGCGGCACAGTCGGACGTGATGACCGACAGTTTCCTCGGCAAACTCGTCATCGAACCGTGA
- a CDS encoding DUF7282 domain-containing protein — MNARTTVPAPVLLSVLVGAVALAGGLAAGTAAAQTANASADITFDDQVGVEEVTVQSATLPDGGFVTVYNSSGALVGHSQYLEAGTHENVTIAVDPALSRSQVVIAEAHRNNGSTSFNASADTAYTNDNGQAIASTAYVASEEFSRTTATATATPTATATETATATESDDATGTPTETTGPGFSVVAALVALVGAALLARR; from the coding sequence ATGAACGCACGTACTACTGTTCCCGCACCCGTACTGCTCTCCGTGTTGGTCGGCGCCGTCGCCCTCGCGGGCGGCCTCGCCGCCGGCACCGCCGCTGCACAGACTGCGAACGCCTCCGCCGACATCACCTTCGACGATCAAGTCGGCGTCGAGGAGGTCACGGTTCAGTCCGCGACGCTCCCCGACGGCGGCTTCGTGACCGTCTACAACTCCTCCGGCGCGCTGGTCGGTCACAGCCAGTACCTCGAGGCCGGCACCCACGAGAACGTCACCATCGCGGTCGACCCGGCGCTCTCGCGAAGCCAGGTCGTCATCGCCGAGGCCCACCGCAACAACGGGTCGACGTCGTTCAACGCCTCCGCGGACACGGCGTACACGAACGACAACGGCCAGGCCATCGCCAGCACCGCGTACGTCGCCAGCGAGGAGTTCTCGCGAACGACCGCGACGGCGACTGCGACGCCGACCGCCACGGCTACCGAGACGGCGACCGCGACCGAGAGTGACGACGCGACCGGCACGCCCACCGAGACGACCGGGCCCGGCTTCTCTGTCGTCGCCGCCCTCGTCGCCCTCGTCGGTGCTGCGCTCCTCGCGCGCCGATAG
- a CDS encoding DUF7344 domain-containing protein produces the protein MPADETLSGVTDRPATVDSADRYPATANLDESARHRLLSAARRRHALDVFEIRSNPVTLRALAAAIAAREDVDPADEAERRSIAIALHHVHLPMLADYGVVEYDSEEKTIWA, from the coding sequence ATGCCCGCAGATGAGACCCTCTCTGGTGTGACCGACCGCCCGGCAACCGTCGACTCGGCCGACAGATACCCAGCGACGGCGAACCTCGACGAGAGCGCCCGCCACCGACTGCTCTCGGCTGCTCGACGGCGACACGCCCTGGACGTGTTCGAGATTCGGTCGAACCCGGTCACGCTGCGTGCGCTGGCGGCCGCCATCGCTGCCCGAGAGGATGTCGACCCGGCAGACGAAGCCGAGCGGCGCAGCATCGCGATCGCGTTGCACCACGTCCACCTCCCGATGCTCGCCGACTACGGTGTCGTCGAGTACGACTCCGAAGAGAAGACGATCTGGGCGTAG
- a CDS encoding threonine synthase: MLTCYACGARTASGQRCDCGEPLWFDTDPAGFEWPARDGVWAFADLLSVDRPGDGLAATAGATPLVRTPGLDADGARVHVKLEGTNPTGSFKDRGSAVGVAAALADGVETVGTVSHGNMAASMAAHAASADLDCVVLVPADISEARLERIATYGPRLVRVDGDYGRLYHDALDLGPQAGIEFVNSDSPLRVAGQKTTTLELLRAFAAGEAGADAPAAPDAVVMPVSSGGHASAAWKAVREATAAGLLDDPPRLYFVQAAACAPVARAFDRGDDSVTRLEPAETGETVAYSIANADPPSGTRALRAARDTDGAILAVDDDAILDAQCDLAGAGLRVEAASATPLAALRRLRETGEIDRGEHVALVATGVGYGGGGASVDAETVTRESLPAVLGVD; this comes from the coding sequence ATGCTCACCTGCTACGCCTGCGGTGCCCGCACCGCCTCGGGCCAGCGGTGCGACTGCGGTGAACCGCTGTGGTTCGACACCGACCCGGCCGGATTCGAGTGGCCGGCCCGCGACGGCGTGTGGGCGTTCGCCGACCTCCTCTCGGTCGACCGCCCCGGCGACGGCCTCGCGGCGACCGCCGGAGCGACACCGCTCGTCCGCACGCCCGGCCTCGACGCAGACGGCGCGCGCGTCCACGTGAAACTGGAGGGGACGAACCCCACGGGGTCGTTCAAAGACCGCGGGAGCGCAGTCGGCGTCGCCGCCGCCCTCGCGGATGGCGTCGAGACGGTCGGCACCGTCTCACACGGCAATATGGCCGCGTCGATGGCCGCCCACGCCGCCAGCGCCGACCTCGACTGCGTCGTCCTCGTCCCCGCGGACATCTCGGAGGCACGCCTCGAACGCATCGCCACCTACGGGCCGCGTCTCGTCCGCGTCGACGGCGACTACGGCCGCCTCTACCACGACGCACTCGACTTGGGACCCCAGGCGGGTATCGAGTTCGTCAACTCCGACTCGCCGCTGCGGGTCGCCGGACAGAAGACGACGACGCTGGAACTCCTGCGGGCGTTCGCCGCCGGTGAAGCGGGCGCAGACGCCCCCGCCGCACCCGACGCTGTCGTGATGCCGGTCAGCAGCGGTGGCCACGCCAGCGCCGCGTGGAAAGCGGTGCGCGAGGCGACCGCCGCGGGCCTCCTCGACGACCCGCCGCGCCTGTACTTCGTGCAGGCGGCGGCGTGTGCACCGGTCGCTCGCGCGTTTGACCGCGGCGACGACTCGGTGACCCGTCTCGAACCTGCGGAGACGGGCGAGACGGTCGCGTACTCCATCGCCAACGCCGACCCGCCAAGCGGAACACGCGCGCTCCGGGCCGCCCGCGACACCGACGGTGCCATCCTCGCCGTCGACGACGACGCCATCCTCGACGCCCAGTGCGACCTGGCGGGCGCGGGCCTCCGCGTCGAAGCGGCATCGGCGACCCCGCTAGCGGCACTCCGTCGGCTCCGAGAGACTGGTGAGATCGACCGCGGTGAACACGTCGCGCTCGTCGCCACCGGCGTCGGGTACGGCGGCGGCGGAGCGTCGGTCGACGCGGAGACGGTGACGCGCGAGAGCCTCCCGGCGGTGCTCGGTGTCGACTGA
- a CDS encoding A/G-specific adenine glycosylase, whose translation MSDHLPDDADAVREALIEWYEDDHRDFPWRRTDDPYRILVSEVMSQQTQLSRVEEAYADFLDEWPTAADLAAADRGAVVSFWSGHSLGYNNRAKYLHEAATQVTEDYDGQFPESPEELQELMGVGPYTANAVASFAFNNGDAVVDTNVKRVLHRAFGVPDDDAAFAEAASDLLPEGESRVWNNAIMELGGVACGQSPRCDEAGCPWRRWCRAYETGDFTAPDVPEQPSFEGSRRQFRGRVVRALGSHDELALDELGPRVRVDYAPDGEYGREWLRGLVTDLADDGLVAVAEEDDTVTARLSK comes from the coding sequence ATGAGCGACCACCTCCCCGACGACGCCGACGCCGTGCGGGAGGCGCTGATCGAGTGGTACGAGGACGACCACCGGGACTTCCCGTGGCGACGCACCGACGACCCCTACCGCATCCTCGTCTCGGAGGTGATGAGCCAGCAGACGCAGTTGTCCCGCGTTGAGGAGGCGTACGCCGATTTCCTCGACGAGTGGCCGACCGCCGCGGACCTGGCGGCCGCCGATCGAGGCGCGGTGGTCTCCTTCTGGTCGGGCCACTCGCTAGGGTACAACAACCGCGCGAAGTACCTCCACGAGGCGGCCACGCAAGTCACCGAAGACTACGACGGTCAGTTCCCGGAGTCGCCCGAGGAACTGCAGGAACTGATGGGCGTCGGTCCGTACACCGCCAACGCCGTCGCCTCCTTCGCGTTCAACAACGGCGACGCCGTCGTCGACACGAACGTCAAGCGCGTGCTCCACCGCGCGTTCGGCGTCCCCGACGACGACGCGGCGTTCGCCGAGGCGGCGTCTGACCTGCTGCCCGAGGGCGAGTCGCGCGTGTGGAACAACGCGATTATGGAACTCGGCGGAGTCGCCTGCGGGCAGTCCCCCCGCTGTGACGAGGCGGGGTGTCCGTGGCGCCGCTGGTGTCGCGCCTACGAGACGGGCGACTTCACCGCGCCGGACGTGCCCGAACAGCCGAGTTTCGAGGGGAGTCGCCGACAGTTCCGTGGGCGTGTGGTCCGGGCGCTCGGCAGTCACGACGAACTGGCGCTCGACGAGTTGGGACCGCGCGTCCGCGTCGACTACGCGCCCGACGGCGAGTACGGCCGCGAGTGGCTTCGCGGCCTCGTGACCGACCTCGCGGACGACGGACTCGTCGCCGTCGCAGAGGAGGACGACACCGTGACCGCACGGCTCTCGAAGTGA
- a CDS encoding bacterio-opsin activator domain-containing protein — MSSEVLSAALHETLEAFPRRGQPLTTTEIAANLGVGRRGTYDRLRRLEAVGRIESKKVGSGGRVWWRPVADEDDERPDTDENGEARHRYRTLVEQFPNGALALVDERMRYTTFGGSPEGTTALTSDDLEGERLATALPPSIADVVIPGYERALDGDVSTFEATVDDQAYRFHFYPVRDDDGRVFEALGMSQEVTARRAYQQKLEARIRQQEAVAALGQRALEVADVDDLFAEATRVVAETLGHTYCKVLDLNADTDELLLRQGVGWDDGIVGSATVSAVEDDSQAAYTLRTAEPVVVEDLDEERRFSGPDLLTSHGVRSGISTIIGSPESPWGILGTHDTAPAALTDHDAAFVQSVANVLASSIERARHEREVEHQRTQLAALNSVNRVVRKVSRAIVERSTREEIERVTCERLATADSYQFAWIGDVGAASREIRVRAEAGVEGYLDGTRISVDPDDDHAWGPTGRAYQTGTVQTTQHAAADPRQDPWDEQVATYGYRSSAAIPIVHDGTVYGVLNVYSERERAFVGREREVIAQLGEVVGHAIAAADRKQALLGDQVVELEFLITDVFDPAAVGPSTDPIYLDHAAPRNDGEFVLFGRTTTAGMATLEEAVETHPLYEEVVVRSDGDPQRFELTVTDLPVLSAVAAQGGELKQVVIEDGDSQVTVCLSPNADARRVIDVMRETYPDASLLRREQVDRTEVSIESSIDALTDRQRTALATAFHAGYFSWPRDATAEEVADSLGIAASTLHQHLRTGQAKVFDAVFCEE; from the coding sequence ATGAGTTCGGAGGTGCTGTCGGCGGCGCTCCACGAGACGCTGGAGGCGTTCCCGCGCCGCGGGCAGCCGCTGACGACGACCGAGATCGCAGCCAACCTCGGGGTCGGCCGCCGCGGGACGTACGACCGTCTCCGCCGCCTCGAAGCCGTCGGGCGGATCGAGAGCAAGAAGGTCGGCTCCGGGGGTCGCGTCTGGTGGCGACCCGTCGCCGACGAGGACGACGAGCGACCGGACACGGACGAGAACGGGGAAGCCCGGCACCGCTACCGCACGCTCGTCGAGCAGTTCCCCAACGGGGCGCTCGCACTCGTCGACGAGCGGATGCGCTACACGACGTTCGGCGGATCGCCCGAGGGGACCACAGCCCTCACGAGCGACGACCTCGAGGGCGAGCGGTTGGCGACGGCCCTCCCGCCGTCGATAGCCGACGTCGTGATCCCCGGATACGAGCGCGCGCTCGACGGCGACGTGTCGACGTTCGAGGCGACCGTCGACGACCAAGCGTACCGCTTCCACTTCTACCCCGTCCGGGACGACGACGGGCGAGTGTTCGAGGCGCTGGGGATGTCGCAGGAGGTCACCGCGCGGCGAGCGTACCAACAGAAGTTGGAAGCCCGCATTCGGCAACAGGAGGCGGTCGCAGCACTGGGCCAGCGTGCACTCGAGGTAGCGGACGTAGACGACCTGTTCGCCGAGGCGACCCGAGTCGTCGCCGAGACGCTCGGACACACCTACTGCAAGGTGCTCGACCTCAACGCAGACACCGACGAACTCCTGCTCCGGCAAGGCGTCGGCTGGGACGATGGGATCGTCGGCTCTGCGACCGTCTCAGCCGTCGAAGACGACTCGCAGGCGGCGTACACGCTCCGGACCGCAGAGCCAGTCGTCGTCGAGGACCTCGACGAAGAGCGGCGGTTCAGCGGCCCCGACCTCCTCACGTCGCACGGCGTCCGCAGCGGGATCAGCACGATCATCGGCTCACCGGAGTCGCCGTGGGGAATCCTGGGCACCCACGACACGGCGCCTGCGGCCCTCACAGATCACGACGCGGCGTTCGTCCAGTCGGTCGCCAACGTCCTCGCCTCCTCGATCGAACGCGCCCGCCACGAGCGTGAGGTCGAACACCAGCGAACCCAACTCGCCGCACTCAACAGCGTCAACCGGGTGGTCCGAAAGGTGTCGCGGGCGATCGTCGAGCGGTCGACCCGCGAGGAGATCGAACGCGTCACCTGCGAGCGACTGGCGACGGCCGACTCCTACCAGTTCGCGTGGATCGGCGACGTCGGCGCGGCCAGCCGAGAGATACGCGTCCGTGCAGAGGCAGGTGTCGAGGGCTACCTCGACGGGACCCGCATCTCGGTCGACCCGGATGACGACCACGCCTGGGGGCCGACCGGCCGTGCCTACCAGACGGGGACCGTCCAGACGACCCAACACGCCGCCGCCGACCCCCGTCAGGACCCGTGGGACGAACAGGTAGCAACCTACGGCTACCGCTCGTCTGCGGCGATCCCGATCGTTCACGACGGCACCGTCTACGGCGTGTTGAACGTGTACTCCGAGCGGGAGCGAGCGTTCGTCGGCCGCGAGCGGGAGGTAATCGCCCAACTCGGCGAAGTGGTGGGCCACGCAATCGCCGCCGCCGATCGCAAACAGGCGCTGTTGGGCGATCAGGTCGTCGAACTGGAATTTCTCATTACGGACGTGTTCGACCCGGCAGCGGTCGGTCCGTCGACCGACCCCATCTACCTCGACCACGCGGCGCCGCGAAACGACGGCGAGTTCGTCCTGTTCGGTCGGACGACGACCGCGGGGATGGCGACGCTCGAGGAAGCGGTCGAGACCCACCCGCTGTACGAGGAGGTCGTCGTCCGCTCGGACGGCGACCCACAGCGGTTCGAGTTGACGGTGACGGACCTCCCGGTGCTCTCGGCGGTCGCCGCCCAGGGTGGGGAACTCAAACAGGTCGTCATCGAGGACGGCGACTCACAGGTGACCGTGTGCCTCTCGCCGAACGCGGACGCTCGTCGGGTGATCGACGTGATGCGCGAGACGTACCCCGACGCGTCGCTGCTGCGTCGCGAACAGGTCGATCGGACGGAGGTGAGCATCGAGTCGTCGATAGACGCCCTCACCGACCGCCAGCGGACGGCGCTCGCGACGGCGTTTCACGCGGGCTACTTCTCGTGGCCGCGCGACGCGACAGCCGAGGAGGTCGCCGATTCGCTCGGCATCGCCGCGTCCACGCTCCACCAGCATCTCCGAACCGGGCAGGCGAAGGTGTTCGACGCGGTGTTCTGCGAGGAGTGA
- the sucD gene encoding succinate--CoA ligase subunit alpha, protein MSIFVDDDTRVVVQGITGGEGKFHTEQMLEYGTNVVAGAVPGKGGQEVAGVPVYDTVDQAVEAEDADASVVFVPPAFAGDAIFEALDTDLDLVVAITEGIPTQDMAKVNKRLSEVDTRLIGPNCPGIITPGEAKLGILPGNIFESGDVGLVSRSGTLTYQVVSNLTERGIGQTTAIGIGGDPIIGTSFVDALEAFENDPDTKAVVMCGEIGGEDEEEAAKFIAENMDTPVAGFIAGRTAPPGKRMGHAGAIVSGSGTGTAESKIGALNDAGVPVGDTPNEVADHIEDFL, encoded by the coding sequence ATGAGCATTTTCGTCGACGACGACACCCGCGTCGTGGTGCAGGGCATCACGGGCGGAGAAGGCAAGTTCCACACCGAACAGATGCTGGAGTACGGCACGAACGTCGTCGCGGGCGCGGTGCCCGGCAAGGGCGGCCAGGAAGTCGCTGGCGTCCCTGTCTACGACACCGTCGACCAGGCCGTCGAAGCCGAGGACGCCGACGCCTCCGTCGTGTTCGTCCCGCCGGCGTTCGCCGGCGACGCCATCTTCGAGGCGCTCGACACCGACCTCGACCTGGTCGTCGCCATCACCGAGGGCATCCCGACCCAGGACATGGCGAAGGTGAACAAGCGCCTCTCGGAGGTCGACACCCGCCTCATCGGACCGAACTGCCCCGGCATCATCACGCCCGGCGAGGCGAAACTCGGTATCCTCCCCGGCAACATCTTCGAGTCGGGCGACGTCGGTCTCGTCTCCCGCTCCGGTACCCTGACGTACCAGGTCGTCTCGAACCTGACCGAACGCGGTATCGGGCAGACGACCGCCATCGGCATCGGCGGCGACCCCATCATCGGCACGTCGTTCGTCGACGCCCTCGAGGCGTTCGAGAACGACCCCGACACGAAGGCCGTCGTGATGTGCGGTGAGATCGGTGGCGAAGACGAGGAAGAGGCCGCGAAGTTCATCGCCGAGAACATGGACACGCCGGTCGCTGGCTTCATCGCCGGCCGCACGGCACCGCCGGGCAAGCGGATGGGCCACGCGGGCGCTATCGTCAGCGGCTCCGGCACCGGCACCGCGGAGTCGAAGATCGGCGCGCTCAACGACGCGGGCGTCCCCGTCGGCGACACGCCCAACGAGGTCGCCGACCACATCGAAGACTTCCTGTAA